The Miscanthus floridulus cultivar M001 chromosome 7, ASM1932011v1, whole genome shotgun sequence genome includes a region encoding these proteins:
- the LOC136465453 gene encoding LOW QUALITY PROTEIN: uncharacterized protein (The sequence of the model RefSeq protein was modified relative to this genomic sequence to represent the inferred CDS: inserted 1 base in 1 codon; substituted 1 base at 1 genomic stop codon), with amino-acid sequence MTRHYNKQKELANQMEGTFCPKIRNKLSKNAEWANMCFAIPLGQGVFQVKVRDYSHIVDINSKICDCRRWQLTGVPYSHAIACLRHERIKPESVLPACYSVQTFNTTYGFNIWPCRDQRQWEKVDGPXVQPPLYEKKXGRPPKSRKKQPHEVQGKNGPKFSKHGVTVHCNYCTEANHNSVGCKLKKMGFTSIEAKALVANTQAQLQAEAEQAAQ; translated from the exons ATGACAAGACATTACAACAAACAGAAAGAATTAGCAAATCAAATGGAAGGAACCTTCTGTCCAAAGATAAGAAACAAGCTATCAAAGAATGCAGAGTGGGCAAATATGTGTTTTGCTATACCTTTAGGTCAAGGAGTGTTCCAAGTAAAGGTGAGGGATTATAGCCACATAGTAGATATCAATTCAAAAATATGTGATTGCAGGAGGTGGCAATTAACTGGAGTTCCTTATAGCCATGCTATTGCTTGTTTGAGGCATGAGAGGATAAAACCTGAATCTGTGTTGCCAGCATGCTACTCAGTGCAGACATTCAATACTACCTATGGATTCAACATATGGCCTTGCAGAGATCAGAGGCAGTGGGAAAAGGTTGATGGTCCATAGGTGCAGCCACCTTTGTATGAGAAAA TTGGCAGGCCTCCAAAATCTAGGAAGAAGCAACCACATGAAGTTCAAGGCAAGAATGGGCCTAAATTTTCTAAGCATGGAGTTACAGTCCACTGCAATTACTGTACAGAGGCTAATCATAATAGTGTTGGATGCAAGCTCAAGAAAATGGGATTTACTTCTATAGAAGCCAAAGCACTGGTTGCAAATACACAAGCGCAATTGCAAGCAGAGGCTGAACAAGCAGCACAATAG